One Paraburkholderia aromaticivorans genomic region harbors:
- the lepA gene encoding translation elongation factor 4, whose protein sequence is MDHIRNFSIIAHIDHGKSTLADRIIQICGGLSDREMESQVLDSMDLERERGITIKAQTAALTYKARDGQVYNLNMIDTPGHVDFSYEVSRSLSACEGALLVVDASQGVEAQTVANCYTAIELGVDVIPVLNKIDLPAANPENAIAEIEDVIGIDATDATRCSAKTGLGVEDVLEALIAKVPPPKGDPEAPLQALIIDSWFDNYVGVVMLVRIVNGTLRPKDKIRMMATGAQYPVEHVGVFTPKSKDLESLSAGQVGFIIAGIKELAAAKVGDTVTLVNRPAAEPLPGFKEVKPQVFAGLYPVEANQYDALRDSLEKLKLNDASLMYEPEVSQALGFGFRCGFLGLLHMEIVQERLEREFDMDLITTAPTVVYEVLQRDGTILMVENPAKMPEPSKIEEVREPIVTVNLYMPQDYVGSVITLCTQKRGSQINMQYHGRQVQLTYEIPMGEVVLDFFDRLKSISRGYASMDYEFKEYRAADVVKVDMLINGDKVDALSVIVHRSQSQYRGREVASKMRELIPRQMYDVAIQATIGANIIARENIKALRKNVLAKCYGGDISRKKKLLEKQKAGKKRMKQVGSVEIPQEAFLAILRVEDK, encoded by the coding sequence ATGGATCATATTCGTAACTTCTCGATCATTGCGCACATCGACCATGGCAAGTCGACGCTCGCCGATCGCATCATCCAGATCTGCGGCGGCCTGTCCGACCGCGAGATGGAATCTCAAGTGCTCGATTCGATGGATCTCGAACGCGAGCGCGGCATCACCATCAAGGCACAAACCGCCGCATTGACGTACAAGGCCCGTGACGGGCAAGTCTACAACCTGAACATGATCGACACGCCGGGCCACGTCGACTTCTCGTACGAAGTCAGCCGCTCGCTGTCCGCATGCGAGGGCGCGTTGCTGGTCGTCGACGCGAGCCAGGGCGTGGAAGCGCAAACCGTCGCCAACTGCTACACGGCGATCGAACTCGGCGTCGACGTGATTCCGGTGCTCAACAAGATCGATCTGCCGGCGGCGAACCCTGAAAACGCGATCGCCGAAATCGAAGACGTGATCGGCATCGACGCAACGGACGCCACGCGTTGCAGCGCGAAGACCGGCCTCGGCGTCGAAGACGTGCTCGAAGCGCTGATCGCCAAAGTGCCGCCGCCCAAGGGCGATCCGGAAGCGCCGTTGCAGGCGCTGATCATCGACTCGTGGTTCGACAACTACGTCGGCGTCGTGATGCTGGTGCGTATCGTCAACGGCACGCTGCGTCCCAAGGACAAGATCCGCATGATGGCGACCGGCGCGCAGTATCCGGTCGAGCATGTCGGCGTGTTCACGCCGAAGTCGAAAGACCTCGAATCGCTATCGGCCGGGCAAGTGGGCTTCATCATCGCCGGCATCAAGGAATTGGCCGCGGCGAAGGTGGGCGACACGGTCACGCTGGTGAACCGTCCGGCCGCCGAGCCGCTGCCGGGTTTCAAGGAAGTGAAGCCGCAGGTGTTCGCCGGTCTCTATCCGGTCGAAGCAAACCAGTACGACGCGCTGCGTGACTCGCTGGAAAAACTGAAACTGAACGACGCCTCGCTCATGTACGAGCCGGAAGTGTCGCAAGCGCTCGGCTTCGGTTTCCGTTGCGGCTTCCTGGGCCTGTTGCATATGGAGATCGTGCAGGAACGTCTCGAGCGCGAGTTCGACATGGACCTGATCACCACGGCGCCGACCGTGGTCTACGAAGTCCTGCAGCGCGACGGCACGATTCTAATGGTCGAAAATCCGGCCAAGATGCCGGAGCCGTCGAAGATCGAAGAAGTGCGTGAGCCGATCGTCACCGTGAATCTGTACATGCCGCAAGACTACGTCGGCTCGGTGATCACGCTGTGCACGCAAAAGCGTGGCTCGCAGATCAACATGCAGTATCACGGTCGTCAAGTGCAGTTGACCTACGAAATCCCGATGGGCGAAGTCGTGCTCGATTTCTTCGATCGTCTGAAGTCGATTTCGCGCGGCTATGCGTCGATGGATTACGAGTTCAAGGAATACCGCGCGGCAGACGTCGTGAAGGTCGACATGCTGATCAACGGCGACAAGGTCGACGCGCTGTCGGTCATCGTGCACCGTTCGCAAAGCCAGTATCGCGGCCGCGAAGTGGCGTCGAAAATGCGTGAACTGATTCCGCGTCAAATGTACGACGTCGCGATTCAGGCCACCATCGGCGCGAACATTATTGCGCGCGAGAACATTAAAGCGTTGCGTAAGAACGTGCTGGCAAAATGCTACGGCGGCGATATCTCGCGTAAGAAGAAGCTGCTGGAAAAGCAAAAGGCAGGCAAGAAGCGAATGAAGCAGGTGGGATCGGTCGAGATTCCGCAAGAGGCTTTCCTCGCGATCCTGCGTGTCGAAGACAAATAA
- a CDS encoding glutaredoxin family protein, with protein sequence MTRAAPLTLYGRAWCHLCDDLRAALDPLLAEFGAQVEVIDVDTDPLLEARYNELVPVLVCDGVELCHYHFDEARVRAALAARVAATP encoded by the coding sequence ATGACGAGGGCGGCGCCGCTCACGCTCTACGGGCGCGCGTGGTGCCACCTTTGCGACGACTTGCGTGCCGCGCTCGACCCCTTGCTGGCCGAATTCGGCGCGCAGGTCGAGGTGATCGACGTCGACACCGATCCCTTGCTGGAAGCCCGTTACAACGAACTGGTGCCGGTTCTGGTCTGCGACGGCGTCGAACTGTGTCACTATCACTTCGACGAAGCGCGGGTTCGTGCCGCGCTCGCCGCACGGGTTGCGGCCACGCCCTGA
- a CDS encoding DegQ family serine endoprotease, which translates to MTTFSVRKFLAAAVVAACLPLVPHTASAAPAANLPDFTDLVDKVGPAVVNIRTTTRVSNSGARGGLPPGMDDGDMSEFFRRFFGIPLPQSPQSPGTPRGGDNGGSGGSQDLPDNSDAEQNSGVGSGFILSADGYVMTNAHVIDDADTIYVTLTDKREFKAKLIGVDDRTDVAVVKISAANLPTITIGDSNKVRVGEWVVAIGSPFGLENTVTAGIVSAKGRDTGDYLPFIQTDVAVNPGNSGGPLINMQGEVIGINSQIYSRTGGFMGISFAIPIDEAMRVADQLKASGKVVRGRIAVAIGEVTKDVADSLGLPKAQGALVSSVEPGGPADKAGVQPGDIILKFNGHSVDTATDLPRMVGDTKPGTKSTITIWRKGQTRDLPVTIAEMQPDKSAKADQKKPQPPKQRATNALGVAVSDIPADQLKALKLHNGVQIDAADGPAARVGLQKGDIILRVGDTDITSAKQFDEVSSHLDPQKMVALLVRRGENTQFVPVRPRSVQK; encoded by the coding sequence ATGACGACTTTCTCGGTGCGCAAATTCCTCGCGGCCGCGGTGGTAGCGGCTTGTTTGCCGCTCGTGCCGCATACGGCGTCGGCGGCTCCGGCCGCCAATCTGCCCGACTTCACTGATCTGGTCGACAAGGTCGGCCCGGCGGTCGTCAACATTCGCACGACTACACGCGTGTCGAACAGCGGTGCTCGCGGCGGTTTGCCGCCGGGCATGGACGACGGCGACATGTCGGAGTTTTTTCGGCGCTTCTTCGGCATTCCGTTGCCGCAGTCGCCGCAGTCGCCCGGTACGCCGCGCGGCGGCGACAACGGCGGCAGTGGCGGCAGCCAGGACTTGCCGGATAACAGCGATGCCGAGCAGAACAGCGGCGTCGGCTCGGGCTTCATTCTGTCGGCGGACGGTTACGTGATGACCAACGCGCACGTCATCGACGACGCGGACACCATTTACGTCACGCTCACCGACAAGCGCGAATTCAAGGCGAAGCTGATCGGCGTGGACGATCGGACCGACGTTGCCGTCGTGAAGATCAGCGCCGCCAATCTGCCGACCATCACGATCGGCGACTCGAACAAGGTGCGCGTGGGCGAGTGGGTCGTGGCAATCGGCTCGCCGTTCGGTCTCGAGAACACGGTGACGGCCGGCATCGTCAGCGCCAAGGGGCGCGATACGGGCGACTATCTGCCGTTCATCCAGACCGACGTGGCCGTCAATCCGGGCAATTCGGGCGGTCCGCTGATCAACATGCAGGGCGAGGTGATCGGCATCAACTCGCAGATCTACAGCCGCACGGGCGGTTTCATGGGCATCTCGTTCGCGATTCCGATCGACGAGGCCATGCGCGTGGCCGATCAGTTGAAGGCGTCGGGCAAGGTCGTGCGCGGCCGGATCGCGGTGGCGATCGGCGAAGTGACCAAAGACGTGGCCGACTCGCTCGGCCTGCCGAAGGCGCAGGGCGCGCTGGTCAGCAGCGTCGAACCGGGCGGCCCGGCGGATAAGGCCGGCGTGCAGCCGGGCGACATCATCCTGAAGTTCAACGGCCATTCGGTAGATACGGCAACGGACCTGCCGCGCATGGTCGGCGACACCAAGCCGGGCACCAAGTCGACGATCACGATCTGGCGCAAGGGCCAGACGCGCGATCTGCCGGTGACGATCGCCGAGATGCAGCCGGATAAATCGGCCAAGGCGGATCAGAAGAAGCCGCAGCCGCCGAAGCAGCGCGCCACGAACGCGCTGGGTGTGGCCGTCAGCGATATTCCGGCCGATCAGCTGAAAGCGCTGAAGTTGCACAACGGTGTGCAGATCGACGCCGCGGATGGTCCCGCAGCGCGCGTCGGCCTGCAAAAGGGCGACATCATCCTACGGGTGGGCGATACGGACATCACCAGTGCGAAGCAATTCGACGAGGTAAGCTCGCACCTCGATCCGCAGAAGATGGTCGCGTTGCTGGTTCGCCGCGGCGAGAACACGCAGTTCGTGCCGGTCCGCCCGCGCAGCGTCCAGAAATGA